Proteins co-encoded in one Gouania willdenowi chromosome 1, fGouWil2.1, whole genome shotgun sequence genomic window:
- the pds5a gene encoding sister chromatid cohesion protein PDS5 homolog A isoform X1, producing the protein MEFPQQQKPAGDGKIFYPPGVKEITDKISNDEVVKRLKMVVKTYMDMDQDSEEEKQQYLGLALHLASEFFLRNPNKDVRLLVACCLADIFRIYAPEAPYTSHDKLKDIFLFITRQLKGLEDTKSPQFNRYFYLLENLAWVKSYNICFELEDCNEIFIQLFKTLFSVINNSHNQKVQMHMMDLMSSIIMEGDGVTQELLDTILINLIPAHKNLNKQAYDLAKTLLKRTVQTIETCIANFFNQVLVMGKSSVSDLSEHVFDLIQELFAIDPMLLTSVMPQLEFKLKSNDGEERLAVVRLLAKLFGVKDSELASQNRPLWQCFLGRFNDIHVPVRLECVKFASHCLMNHPDLARDLTEFLKVRSHDPEEAIRHDVIVTIINAGKKDLNLVNDQLLGFVRERTLDKRWRVRKEAMMGLAQLYKKYCLHHEAGKESAQKISWIKDKLLHIYYQNSIDDKLLVEKIFAQYMVPHSLDTEEKMKCLYYLYACLDTNAVKALNEMWKCQNMLRSLVKELLDLHKLPVSEANTTAMFGKLMSIAKNLPDSGKAQDFMKKFNQVLGEDEKLRIQLEILISPTCSCKQAEICVREITRKLTFPKQPTNPFLEMVKFLLERIAPVHIDSEAISALVKLLNKSIEGTADDDEEGVTPDTAIRSGLELLKVLSFTHPTAFHSAETYESLLQCLKMEDDKVAEAAIQIFRNTGQKIETELQQIRSTLIPILHQKAKRGTPHQAKQAVHCIHAIFNNKEVQLAQIFEPLSRSLNADVPEQLITPLVSLGHISMLAPDQFASPMKSIVANFIVKDLLMNDRSVGNTNGKLWTTDEEVSPEVLAKVQAIKLLVRWLLGMKNNQSKSANSTLRLLSAMLVSEGDLTEQKKISKSDMSRLRLAAGGAIMKLAQEPCYHDIITPEQFQLCGLVINDECYQVRQIYAQKLHLALVKLMLPLEYLAVFALCAKDPVKERRAHARQCLLKNISVRREYIKQNPLAQEKLVSLLPEYVVPFMIHLLAHDPDFTKPHEYDQLKDVKECLWFMLEVLMTKNENNSHAFLRKMVENIKQTKDAQCPEDTKANEKLYIVCDVALFVIANKSTACHLDSPKDPVVPSKFFLVQDKDFKNDKEYLTTEMRQQLLTGKPKPAPVLATVNKPITVPGKRIITKTTLASDTTSNTSSNSFPLSSSNNKNSNSSATTGSSESRARENNENPVIKDEKVDASQNATPAAGTEATPVKRRGRQSKTVASAPVAEKEAAAAPAGGAGGRGRKRAADPNSNLSADSINIKMSKQQQQNDEGIKRQIDLQR; encoded by the exons ATGGAGTTCCCGCAACAGCAGAAACCCGCCGGGGACGGAAAGATCTTCTATCCACCCGGAGTAAAGGAGATTACGGATAAAATAAGCAACGATGAGGTGGTTAAGCGATTGAAG ATGGTGGTGAAAACTTACATGGATATGGATCAGGACTCTGAAGAGGAGAAGCAGCAGTATCTTGGGCTGGCGCTCCACCTCGCCTCAGAGTTCTTCCTCAGGAACCCAAACAAAGATGTACGGTTACTGGTGGCGTGCTGTCTGGCAGATATCTTCAGGATCTACGCTCCAGAAGCCCCCTATACCTCCCACGACAAACTTAAG gacatttttcttttcatcacCAGACAGTTGAAGGGTCTGGAGGACACCAAGAGTCCTCAGTTCAACCGATACTTCTACCTGCTGGAG AACTTGGCGTGGGTCAAGTCCTACAACATTTGCTTTGAGCTAGAGGACTGCAACGAGATCTTCattcaactttttaaaactcTATTTTCTGTCATCAA TAACAGTCATAACCAGAAGGTGCAGATGCACATGATGGATCTGATGAGTTCTATCATCATGGAGGGAGACGGAGTCACCCAAGAGCTATTGGACACAATCCTCATCAACCTCATCCCTGCACACaag AATTTGAACAAACAAGCATACGATCTAGCCAAAACTTTATTGAAGAGGACTGTACAGACCATTGAGACGTGCATCGCAAAC TTCTTCAATCAGGTTTTAGTGATGGGCAAATCATCGGTTTCGGACCTGTCAGAGCACGTCTTTGACCTCATTCAGGAACTGTTTGCCATTGATCCAATGCTGCTTACCTCAGTTATGCCACAGCTGGAGTTCAAACTTAAG AGTAACGATGGTGAAGAACGGCTTGCTGTTGTGCGGTTGTTAGCCAAGTTGTTTGGGGTCAAAGATTCTGAGCTGGCTTCACAGAACCGACCCCTGTGGCAATGCTTTTTAGGACG GTTTAATGACATTCATGTACCGGTCAGGCTAGAGTGTGTAAAGTTTGCCAGCCATTGCCTGATGAACCATCCGGATCTGGCTAGAGACCTCACAG AGTTCTTAAAGGTGCGCTCTCATGATCCAGAAGAAGCTATTCGTCATGATGTCATCGTTACTATTATCAATGCTGGCAAGAAAGACCTCAACCTAGTCAATGACCAACTGTTGGGTTTTGTAAGGGAAAGGACCTTGGACAAGAGG TGGCGTGTGCGTAAGGAGGCCATGATGGGTCTGGCACAGTTGTATAAGAAATACTGCTTGCATCACGAGGCTGGAAAGGAGTCGGCCCAGAAGATTAGTTGGATCAAAGACAAACTGCTGCACATCTACTATCAAAACAGCATTGATGACAA ATTGTTAGTTGAAAAGATCTTTGCCCAGTACATGGTCCCTCACAGCCTTGATACAGAGGAGAAGATGAAGTGTCTTTACTACCTGTATGCCTGCTTGGACACTAATGCTGTCAA GGCCCTGAATGAAATGTGGAAGTGTCAGAACATGCTCAGAAGTCTCGTGAAAGAGTTGCTTGACCTCCACAAGCTGCCCGTG TCTGAGGCAAATACCACAGCAATGTTTGGAAAACTAATGAGCATTGCCA AGAACCTTCCTGACTCTGGAAAAGCTCAGGACTTCATGAAGAAGTTCAACCAGGTTCTTGGGGAGGACGAGAAGCTCAGAATCCAACTGGAGATCCTCATCAGTCCCACTTGCTCCTGCAAACAGGCCGAGATCTGTGTA AGGGAGATTACTCGGAAGCTGACATTCCCCAAACAGCCGACAAACCCCTTCCTGGAGATGGTGAAGTTCCTGCTTGAGCGCATTGCTCCCGTCCACATTGACTCAGAAGCCATTAG TGCTCTGGTGAAGCTGCTGAATAAGTCAATTGAGGGTACcgctgatgatgatgaggaaggTGTTACCCCAGACACAGCCATCCGTTCTGGACTGGAGCTGCTCAAG GTCCTGTCTTTCACCCACCCGACAGCATTCCACTCAGCAGAAACATACGAGTCATTGCTCCAGTGTTTGAAGATGGAAGACGACAAAGTGGCAGAGGCAGCCATTCAGATTTTCAGAAACACTGGGCAGAAGATCGAGACAGAGTTGCAACAGATTCGATC GACTCTAATTCCCATCCTGCATCAGAAAGCCAAACGTGGCACACCTCACCAGGCCAAGCAGGCAGTCCATTGTATCCATGCCATCTTCAACAACAAGGAAGTCCAGCTGGCACAGATCTTTGAG CCTCTGTCACGCAGTTTGAATGCAGATGTTCCAGAGCAGCTGATCACACCACTGGTGTCACTGGGCCACATCTCCATGCTGGCCCCGGATCAATTTGCTTCACCAATGAAATCAATCGTGGCCAACTTTATCGTCAAGGACCTGCTAATGAATGACAGG TCAGTAGGAAACACAAATGGAAAGCTGTGGACTACTGATGAGGAGGTTTCGCCTGAAGTTCTTGCTAAA GTTCAGGCCATCAAGCTGCTGGTGCGTTGGCTACTAGGAATGAAGAACAATCAATCCAAATCAGCCAACTCAACTCTTCGACTGCTATCAGCCATGCTGGTCAGCGAAGGAGACCTCACAGAGCAGAAGAAGATCAG TAAATCTGACATGTCTCGTCTACGGTTGGCCGCTGGTGGAGCAATTATGAAGTTAGCACAAGAGCCGTGTTaccatgacatcatcactccaGAGCAGTTTCAGCTCTGCGGCCTCGTCATCAAT GATGAATGCTATCAGGTTCGTCAGATCTATGCACAGAAGTTGCACTTAGCTCTGGTCAAACTGATGCTGCCCCTGGAGTACCTGGCTGTGTTCGCTCTGTGTGCCAAGGACCCGGTAAAGGAGCGCCGTGCACATGCCCGACAGTGCCTCCTCAAAAATATCTCCGTCCGCAGAGAGTACATCAAACAGAACCCCCTCGCTCAGG AAAAACTGGTCTCACTTCTTCCGGAGTATGTGGTCCCCTTTATGATCCACCTGCTCGCCCACGACCCTGACTTCACGAAACCACACGAGTACGACCAACTCAAAGACGTCAAAGA GTGTCTGTGGTTTATGCTCGAAGTGCTAATGACCAAGAATGAGAACAACAGTCATGCCTTCCTAAGGAAGATGGTGGAGaacatcaaacaaacaaaagatgCGCAGTGTCCTGAGGATACTAAAGCCAATGAG AAACTGTACATTGTGTGTGATGTTGCACTTTTTGTGATCGCCAACAAGAGCACAGCATGTCATCTAGACTCCCCAAAAGACCCTGTCGTACCTTCAAAGTTCTTCCTTGTACAGGACAag gactttaaaaatgataaagagTACTTAACGACAGAGATGAGACAACAGCTGCTCACTGGGAAG CCCAAACCTGCTCCAGTGTTGGCAACTGTGAACAAACCTATCACTGTTCCTGGAAAGAGGATAATTACCAAAACCACATTAGCGTCGGACACAACCAGTAACACCAGCTCCAACTCCTTTCCACTAAGCTCATCGAATAACAAAAACAG TAACAGCAGTGCAACCACTGGTTCCTCAGAGAGCCGAGCGAGGGAAAACAATGAGAATCCAGTTATCAAGGATGAAAAG GTTGATGCGAGCCAGAACGCGACCCCTGCTGCTGGGACAGAGGCCACGCCAGTCAAACGACGGGGCCGCCAATCAAAAACAGTCGCCTCAGCTCCAGTGGCTGAAAAAGAAGCTGCAGCAGCACCTGCGGGTGGCGCAGGAGGCCGAGGTCGGAAGAGAGCGGCAGACCCAAACTCCAATCTTTCTGCAGACTCAATCAACATTAAGATgtcaaagcagcagcagcagaacgaCGAAGGGATCAAGAGACAGATTGACTTACAAAG GTAA
- the pds5a gene encoding sister chromatid cohesion protein PDS5 homolog A isoform X2 — translation MEFPQQQKPAGDGKIFYPPGVKEITDKISNDEVVKRLKMVVKTYMDMDQDSEEEKQQYLGLALHLASEFFLRNPNKDVRLLVACCLADIFRIYAPEAPYTSHDKLKDIFLFITRQLKGLEDTKSPQFNRYFYLLENLAWVKSYNICFELEDCNEIFIQLFKTLFSVINNSHNQKVQMHMMDLMSSIIMEGDGVTQELLDTILINLIPAHKNLNKQAYDLAKTLLKRTVQTIETCIANFFNQVLVMGKSSVSDLSEHVFDLIQELFAIDPMLLTSVMPQLEFKLKSNDGEERLAVVRLLAKLFGVKDSELASQNRPLWQCFLGRFNDIHVPVRLECVKFASHCLMNHPDLARDLTEFLKVRSHDPEEAIRHDVIVTIINAGKKDLNLVNDQLLGFVRERTLDKRWRVRKEAMMGLAQLYKKYCLHHEAGKESAQKISWIKDKLLHIYYQNSIDDKLLVEKIFAQYMVPHSLDTEEKMKCLYYLYACLDTNAVKALNEMWKCQNMLRSLVKELLDLHKLPVSEANTTAMFGKLMSIAKNLPDSGKAQDFMKKFNQVLGEDEKLRIQLEILISPTCSCKQAEICVREITRKLTFPKQPTNPFLEMVKFLLERIAPVHIDSEAISALVKLLNKSIEGTADDDEEGVTPDTAIRSGLELLKVLSFTHPTAFHSAETYESLLQCLKMEDDKVAEAAIQIFRNTGQKIETELQQIRSTLIPILHQKAKRGTPHQAKQAVHCIHAIFNNKEVQLAQIFEPLSRSLNADVPEQLITPLVSLGHISMLAPDQFASPMKSIVANFIVKDLLMNDRSVGNTNGKLWTTDEEVSPEVLAKVQAIKLLVRWLLGMKNNQSKSANSTLRLLSAMLVSEGDLTEQKKISKSDMSRLRLAAGGAIMKLAQEPCYHDIITPEQFQLCGLVINDECYQVRQIYAQKLHLALVKLMLPLEYLAVFALCAKDPVKERRAHARQCLLKNISVRREYIKQNPLAQEKLVSLLPEYVVPFMIHLLAHDPDFTKPHEYDQLKDVKECLWFMLEVLMTKNENNSHAFLRKMVENIKQTKDAQCPEDTKANEKLYIVCDVALFVIANKSTACHLDSPKDPVVPSKFFLVQDKDFKNDKEYLTTEMRQQLLTGKPKPAPVLATVNKPITVPGKRIITKTTLASDTTSNTSSNSFPLSSSNNKNSNSSATTGSSESRARENNENPVIKDEKVDASQNATPAAGTEATPVKRRGRQSKTVASAPVAEKEAAAAPAGGAGGRGRKRAADPNSNLSADSINIKMSKQQQQNDEGIKRQIDLQR, via the exons ATGGAGTTCCCGCAACAGCAGAAACCCGCCGGGGACGGAAAGATCTTCTATCCACCCGGAGTAAAGGAGATTACGGATAAAATAAGCAACGATGAGGTGGTTAAGCGATTGAAG ATGGTGGTGAAAACTTACATGGATATGGATCAGGACTCTGAAGAGGAGAAGCAGCAGTATCTTGGGCTGGCGCTCCACCTCGCCTCAGAGTTCTTCCTCAGGAACCCAAACAAAGATGTACGGTTACTGGTGGCGTGCTGTCTGGCAGATATCTTCAGGATCTACGCTCCAGAAGCCCCCTATACCTCCCACGACAAACTTAAG gacatttttcttttcatcacCAGACAGTTGAAGGGTCTGGAGGACACCAAGAGTCCTCAGTTCAACCGATACTTCTACCTGCTGGAG AACTTGGCGTGGGTCAAGTCCTACAACATTTGCTTTGAGCTAGAGGACTGCAACGAGATCTTCattcaactttttaaaactcTATTTTCTGTCATCAA TAACAGTCATAACCAGAAGGTGCAGATGCACATGATGGATCTGATGAGTTCTATCATCATGGAGGGAGACGGAGTCACCCAAGAGCTATTGGACACAATCCTCATCAACCTCATCCCTGCACACaag AATTTGAACAAACAAGCATACGATCTAGCCAAAACTTTATTGAAGAGGACTGTACAGACCATTGAGACGTGCATCGCAAAC TTCTTCAATCAGGTTTTAGTGATGGGCAAATCATCGGTTTCGGACCTGTCAGAGCACGTCTTTGACCTCATTCAGGAACTGTTTGCCATTGATCCAATGCTGCTTACCTCAGTTATGCCACAGCTGGAGTTCAAACTTAAG AGTAACGATGGTGAAGAACGGCTTGCTGTTGTGCGGTTGTTAGCCAAGTTGTTTGGGGTCAAAGATTCTGAGCTGGCTTCACAGAACCGACCCCTGTGGCAATGCTTTTTAGGACG GTTTAATGACATTCATGTACCGGTCAGGCTAGAGTGTGTAAAGTTTGCCAGCCATTGCCTGATGAACCATCCGGATCTGGCTAGAGACCTCACAG AGTTCTTAAAGGTGCGCTCTCATGATCCAGAAGAAGCTATTCGTCATGATGTCATCGTTACTATTATCAATGCTGGCAAGAAAGACCTCAACCTAGTCAATGACCAACTGTTGGGTTTTGTAAGGGAAAGGACCTTGGACAAGAGG TGGCGTGTGCGTAAGGAGGCCATGATGGGTCTGGCACAGTTGTATAAGAAATACTGCTTGCATCACGAGGCTGGAAAGGAGTCGGCCCAGAAGATTAGTTGGATCAAAGACAAACTGCTGCACATCTACTATCAAAACAGCATTGATGACAA ATTGTTAGTTGAAAAGATCTTTGCCCAGTACATGGTCCCTCACAGCCTTGATACAGAGGAGAAGATGAAGTGTCTTTACTACCTGTATGCCTGCTTGGACACTAATGCTGTCAA GGCCCTGAATGAAATGTGGAAGTGTCAGAACATGCTCAGAAGTCTCGTGAAAGAGTTGCTTGACCTCCACAAGCTGCCCGTG TCTGAGGCAAATACCACAGCAATGTTTGGAAAACTAATGAGCATTGCCA AGAACCTTCCTGACTCTGGAAAAGCTCAGGACTTCATGAAGAAGTTCAACCAGGTTCTTGGGGAGGACGAGAAGCTCAGAATCCAACTGGAGATCCTCATCAGTCCCACTTGCTCCTGCAAACAGGCCGAGATCTGTGTA AGGGAGATTACTCGGAAGCTGACATTCCCCAAACAGCCGACAAACCCCTTCCTGGAGATGGTGAAGTTCCTGCTTGAGCGCATTGCTCCCGTCCACATTGACTCAGAAGCCATTAG TGCTCTGGTGAAGCTGCTGAATAAGTCAATTGAGGGTACcgctgatgatgatgaggaaggTGTTACCCCAGACACAGCCATCCGTTCTGGACTGGAGCTGCTCAAG GTCCTGTCTTTCACCCACCCGACAGCATTCCACTCAGCAGAAACATACGAGTCATTGCTCCAGTGTTTGAAGATGGAAGACGACAAAGTGGCAGAGGCAGCCATTCAGATTTTCAGAAACACTGGGCAGAAGATCGAGACAGAGTTGCAACAGATTCGATC GACTCTAATTCCCATCCTGCATCAGAAAGCCAAACGTGGCACACCTCACCAGGCCAAGCAGGCAGTCCATTGTATCCATGCCATCTTCAACAACAAGGAAGTCCAGCTGGCACAGATCTTTGAG CCTCTGTCACGCAGTTTGAATGCAGATGTTCCAGAGCAGCTGATCACACCACTGGTGTCACTGGGCCACATCTCCATGCTGGCCCCGGATCAATTTGCTTCACCAATGAAATCAATCGTGGCCAACTTTATCGTCAAGGACCTGCTAATGAATGACAGG TCAGTAGGAAACACAAATGGAAAGCTGTGGACTACTGATGAGGAGGTTTCGCCTGAAGTTCTTGCTAAA GTTCAGGCCATCAAGCTGCTGGTGCGTTGGCTACTAGGAATGAAGAACAATCAATCCAAATCAGCCAACTCAACTCTTCGACTGCTATCAGCCATGCTGGTCAGCGAAGGAGACCTCACAGAGCAGAAGAAGATCAG TAAATCTGACATGTCTCGTCTACGGTTGGCCGCTGGTGGAGCAATTATGAAGTTAGCACAAGAGCCGTGTTaccatgacatcatcactccaGAGCAGTTTCAGCTCTGCGGCCTCGTCATCAAT GATGAATGCTATCAGGTTCGTCAGATCTATGCACAGAAGTTGCACTTAGCTCTGGTCAAACTGATGCTGCCCCTGGAGTACCTGGCTGTGTTCGCTCTGTGTGCCAAGGACCCGGTAAAGGAGCGCCGTGCACATGCCCGACAGTGCCTCCTCAAAAATATCTCCGTCCGCAGAGAGTACATCAAACAGAACCCCCTCGCTCAGG AAAAACTGGTCTCACTTCTTCCGGAGTATGTGGTCCCCTTTATGATCCACCTGCTCGCCCACGACCCTGACTTCACGAAACCACACGAGTACGACCAACTCAAAGACGTCAAAGA GTGTCTGTGGTTTATGCTCGAAGTGCTAATGACCAAGAATGAGAACAACAGTCATGCCTTCCTAAGGAAGATGGTGGAGaacatcaaacaaacaaaagatgCGCAGTGTCCTGAGGATACTAAAGCCAATGAG AAACTGTACATTGTGTGTGATGTTGCACTTTTTGTGATCGCCAACAAGAGCACAGCATGTCATCTAGACTCCCCAAAAGACCCTGTCGTACCTTCAAAGTTCTTCCTTGTACAGGACAag gactttaaaaatgataaagagTACTTAACGACAGAGATGAGACAACAGCTGCTCACTGGGAAG CCCAAACCTGCTCCAGTGTTGGCAACTGTGAACAAACCTATCACTGTTCCTGGAAAGAGGATAATTACCAAAACCACATTAGCGTCGGACACAACCAGTAACACCAGCTCCAACTCCTTTCCACTAAGCTCATCGAATAACAAAAACAG TAACAGCAGTGCAACCACTGGTTCCTCAGAGAGCCGAGCGAGGGAAAACAATGAGAATCCAGTTATCAAGGATGAAAAG GTTGATGCGAGCCAGAACGCGACCCCTGCTGCTGGGACAGAGGCCACGCCAGTCAAACGACGGGGCCGCCAATCAAAAACAGTCGCCTCAGCTCCAGTGGCTGAAAAAGAAGCTGCAGCAGCACCTGCGGGTGGCGCAGGAGGCCGAGGTCGGAAGAGAGCGGCAGACCCAAACTCCAATCTTTCTGCAGACTCAATCAACATTAAGATgtcaaagcagcagcagcagaacgaCGAAGGGATCAAGAGACAGATTGACTTACAAAGGTGA
- the LOC114462323 gene encoding tubulin alpha chain-like, with amino-acid sequence MRECISMHVGQAGTQMGNACWELYCLEHGIQPDGQMPSDKTRGGGDDSFNTFFSETGAGKHVPRAIFVDLEPTVIDEVRTGTYRQLFHPEQLITGKEDAANNYARGHYTIGKEIIDMVLDRTRKLADQCTGLQGFLIFHSFGGGTGSGFTSLLMERLSVDYGKKSKLEFAVYPAPQVSTAVVEPYNSILTTHTTLEHSDCAFMVDNEAIYDICRRNLDIERPSYTNLNRLIGQIVSSITASLRFDGALNVDLTEFQTNLVPYPRIHFPLATYAPVISAEKAYHEQLSVADITNACFEPANQMVKCDPRHGKYMACCLLYRGDVVPKDVNSAIAAIKTKRSIQFVDWCPTGFKVGINYQPPTVVPGGDLAKVQRAVCMLSNTTAIAEAWARLDHKFDLMYAKRAFVHWYVGEGMEEGEFSEAREDMAALEKDYEEVGADSVGEEDEEGEEY; translated from the exons ATG cGCGAGTGTATTTCTATGCATGTTGGCCAAGCTGGAACCCAAATGGGCAATGCCTGCTGGGAATTGTATTGCCTGGAACATGGGATCCAGCCTGATGGACAAATGCCCTCTGACAAAACTCGTGGTGGTGGAGACGACTCCTTCAACACGTTCTTTAGCGAGACTGGAGCAGGAAAACATGTGCCCAGAGCCATTTTTGTCGACCTGGAGCCTACTGTAATCG ATGAGGTCCGTACAGGAACGTACCGTCAGCTGTTTCATCCGGAGCAGCTGATCACAGGAAAGGAAGATGCTGCTAACAACTATGCCCGTGGGCACTACACCATTGGGAAGGAGATCATTGATATGGTCCTGGACAGGACTCGTAAACTG GCAGATCAGTGCACTGGTCTGCAGGGATTTCTCATCTTCCACTCCTTTGGTGGAGGCACAGGCTCTGGTTTCACCTCCTTGCTGATGGAGAGGCTCTCTGTTGACTATGGTAAGAAGTCCAAGCTGGAGTTTGCCGTCTACCCAGCGCCCCAGGTTTCCACTGCTGTAGTTGAGCCTTACAACTCCATCTTGACCACTCACACCACCTTGGAGCACTCTGACTGTGCCTTCATGGTGGACAACGAGGCCATCTACGACATCTGCCGCAGGAACCTGGACATTGAGAGACCGTCCTACACCAATCTGAACAGGCTCATCGGTCAGATCGTGTCTTCCATCACGGCCTCTCTTCGCTTTGATGGTGCTCTAAATGTTGATCTAACAGAGTTTCAGACCAACTTGGTGCCTTACCCTCGTATCCATTTCCCTCTGGCCACCTATGCCCCAGTAATCTCTGCTGAGAAAGCCTACCATGAACAACTGTCTGTGGCAGACATCACCAACGCCTGCTTCGAGCCAGCCAATCAGATGGTGAAGTGCGACCCTCGCCATGGTAAATACATGGCCTGCTGTCTGCTGTATCGAGGTGATGTGGTTCCAAAAGACGTCAACTCTGCCATCGCAGCCATCAAGACCAAACGCTCCATCCAGTTTGTGGACTGGTGCCCCACAGGCTTCAAGGTGGGCATCAACTATCAGCCTCCCACTGTGGTTCCTGGAGGAGACCTGGCCAAAGTGCAGAGGGCCGTGTGCATGCTGAGCAACACCACCGCCATTGCTGAGGCCTGGGCCAGGCTGGACCACAAGTTTGACCTCATGTACGCTAAAAGAGCCTTTGTCCACTGGTACGTTGGAGAGGGAATGGAGGAGGGAGAGTTCTCAGAGGCCAGAGAGGACATGGCTGCCCTGGAGAAAGATTATGAAGAAGTTGGTGCTGATAGTGTGGGAGAGGAAGATGAGGAAGGAGAAGAATACTAA